The following proteins are co-located in the Pedobacter sp. FW305-3-2-15-E-R2A2 genome:
- a CDS encoding DinB family protein: MKRTEWFDRKFPLIEDNGLMPSIIGRLAGTAARIEELITSVNSALLELKSEGKWSIKEEIGHLVDMEPLWFGRVEDVINNELELRMADLTNRKTHEANHNAKDIKLLTAQFRGERARLVARLDRLPDQQLFNSALHPRMKIPMRIVDHAYFVAEHDDHHLAAIRNILLNVESLF; encoded by the coding sequence ATGAAAAGAACAGAATGGTTTGATCGTAAATTCCCGCTCATTGAGGACAACGGTTTGATGCCTTCTATTATCGGGCGCCTTGCAGGAACAGCAGCAAGGATCGAAGAATTAATAACATCTGTAAACTCTGCTTTATTGGAGCTGAAATCCGAAGGTAAATGGAGCATAAAGGAAGAGATAGGCCACCTGGTAGATATGGAGCCTTTATGGTTCGGAAGGGTAGAAGATGTGATCAATAATGAGCTGGAGTTGAGAATGGCAGATTTAACCAACCGAAAAACTCATGAAGCAAATCATAATGCAAAGGACATAAAGCTGCTAACAGCGCAATTCCGTGGAGAAAGAGCAAGGCTGGTGGCTCGCCTTGACCGTTTGCCGGATCAGCAGTTGTTTAATTCTGCATTGCATCCACGAATGAAAATACCGATGCGTATCGTTGATCATGCTTATTTTGTGGCAGAGCATGATGACCATCACCTGGCAGCTATTCGCAACATTTTGCTGAATGTGGAATCTTTGTTTTGA
- a CDS encoding serine hydrolase, which yields MNQLKSILSLFTLFIFFADNPSYSQLPDKDVDVLVENAIKKFNVAGASVAIVKDGKVIYKKGFGVSSIETKQPVDENTNFAIGSNSKAFTTAALAILVEEGKLSWTDKVKAHIPEFKMYNDYVTENFNIQDLLTHRSGLGLGAGDLMLFPDGSDFTIKDVVSNFQHFKPVSAFRTHFDYDNQLYLVAGEVIARTSGMSWEDFVQKRIMLPLEMKASYSSLAGMKEKGNLSSAHSSSSGLIKKIGTFGDMMNGAAGGIFSNANDMSKWMLTQLNKGKYGTTLQSQLFSPESQYEMWKIHTVEDADQNPRYNSHFRGYGLGWEIADIKGNLSVSHTGGIPGMLSIVTMIPDLNLGITILTNTENGGAGVFSAVSQTIIDSYLGLQDFGWTEKYYGYFNSQKNTGDDIVKKVWETVKAGKKTSINQENFIGLYQDKWFGKIEIYLKDKQLWFKSYRSPKLTGQMQFYKANTFAIKWDYQDMNCDAFAMFALDEEGKAQSIKMKAISPNTDFSFDFQDLDLLRIKP from the coding sequence ATGAACCAATTAAAATCAATACTATCTCTTTTCACGTTGTTTATATTTTTTGCAGACAATCCTTCTTATTCCCAACTACCGGATAAAGACGTTGATGTCCTTGTAGAAAATGCCATTAAAAAATTTAACGTGGCAGGTGCCTCAGTAGCTATAGTGAAAGATGGCAAGGTAATTTACAAAAAAGGTTTTGGTGTAAGCTCCATTGAAACCAAACAGCCTGTAGATGAAAACACCAATTTTGCGATTGGCTCAAATAGTAAAGCGTTTACAACCGCAGCACTGGCTATTTTAGTGGAAGAGGGAAAACTATCCTGGACCGACAAAGTAAAAGCGCACATTCCAGAATTCAAAATGTACAACGACTATGTAACAGAGAACTTCAATATTCAGGATCTGTTGACACACCGAAGCGGACTTGGTCTGGGAGCCGGCGATTTAATGCTTTTTCCCGATGGTTCTGATTTCACGATTAAAGATGTGGTCAGTAACTTTCAACATTTCAAACCTGTATCTGCATTTCGAACCCATTTCGATTATGACAATCAGCTTTATCTTGTCGCAGGCGAAGTGATTGCAAGAACAAGCGGAATGAGTTGGGAAGATTTCGTGCAAAAACGCATTATGCTGCCATTAGAAATGAAAGCATCCTATAGCTCCCTCGCAGGAATGAAGGAAAAAGGCAATCTATCCTCGGCACACTCTTCCTCCTCTGGCCTAATCAAGAAAATAGGAACATTTGGGGACATGATGAACGGGGCAGCTGGTGGAATATTTTCCAATGCCAATGACATGTCAAAATGGATGCTTACACAGCTAAATAAAGGCAAATACGGCACAACTTTACAGTCCCAGCTCTTTTCTCCGGAGAGCCAATACGAGATGTGGAAAATACATACAGTAGAAGATGCTGACCAAAACCCGAGATATAACTCCCATTTCAGAGGTTACGGATTGGGCTGGGAAATAGCAGACATCAAAGGCAATCTGAGTGTTTCCCACACGGGAGGAATTCCTGGAATGCTCTCTATTGTAACCATGATACCAGATTTAAATCTTGGCATCACCATACTGACAAATACTGAAAACGGTGGTGCAGGTGTATTTTCAGCGGTCAGCCAAACGATTATTGACAGCTATTTAGGATTGCAGGATTTTGGATGGACCGAAAAATACTACGGGTATTTTAATTCACAAAAAAATACAGGAGATGATATCGTCAAAAAAGTTTGGGAAACCGTAAAAGCCGGAAAGAAAACCAGTATAAATCAGGAAAATTTTATAGGCCTTTACCAGGACAAATGGTTTGGAAAAATAGAAATATATCTAAAAGACAAACAACTCTGGTTTAAATCCTACCGATCGCCAAAATTGACCGGACAGATGCAATTTTATAAAGCAAATACTTTTGCCATAAAGTGGGATTATCAGGACATGAACTGTGATGCCTTTGCCATGTTTGCGCTGGATGAGGAAGGGAAGGCACAAAGCATAAAAATGAAAGCAATCTCCCCTAATACTGATTTTAGCTTTGACTTTCAGGATTTAGACCTCCTGAGAATAAAACCATAA
- a CDS encoding PLP-dependent aminotransferase family protein, with translation MNIKSKPFLYLKIADRLEKQIIDEVLKAGDKLPSVRMLCREQGLSMSTVTQAYYELESRSLIETRPRSGYYVCIPPVKRLAIPETSNPSALNGLLTPDDLVNKVYMDREDPKNTLFSLGMPHDDFLPIAKLNKGLMQAMRSLPASGTSYEPTQGNEELRREIAKWSFGWGADLTEKDLITTAGCINAISYALMAVSNPGDTIAIESPAYFGILQLAKSLGLNVLELPTNAITGIELEALKKALASNKIKVCLFVSNFNNPCGSSMPDEHKKEVVRLLEHYHVPLIEDDIHGDLYFSNNRPTTCKTYDESGLVLYCNSISKTLAPGYRVGWIAPGKFKDQVMKLKRYHALSSAPLTSEVVSIFLKNGRYENHLRKLRQSLYHNSRKYIGAIADYFPEGTKVSQPQGGYFLWVELDKAVNTVDLYQQAMKQHISIAPGRMFSLQAQFDHCMRLSFGLPWTSSLEKKLQQLGKLATNIQRSSLASV, from the coding sequence ATGAATATAAAAAGCAAGCCATTTTTATACCTGAAAATTGCTGACAGGCTGGAAAAGCAAATCATAGATGAGGTTTTGAAGGCAGGTGATAAACTGCCTTCTGTAAGGATGCTCTGCAGGGAACAGGGATTGAGTATGAGCACCGTAACACAAGCTTATTATGAGCTGGAAAGCAGGTCTTTAATCGAAACCCGCCCCCGTTCCGGATATTATGTCTGCATCCCTCCCGTAAAGCGTCTGGCTATTCCTGAAACCAGTAATCCATCTGCGTTAAATGGCTTGTTGACCCCAGACGATCTGGTGAACAAAGTTTATATGGATCGGGAAGACCCTAAAAATACCCTTTTTTCATTGGGCATGCCACATGACGACTTCTTACCTATTGCCAAGCTAAATAAAGGGCTGATGCAAGCGATGCGCAGCCTACCTGCCAGTGGGACAAGTTATGAGCCGACTCAGGGAAATGAAGAGCTGAGAAGAGAAATCGCAAAATGGTCCTTTGGCTGGGGTGCTGACCTCACCGAAAAAGACCTCATTACTACTGCAGGATGCATCAATGCCATTTCTTATGCCCTGATGGCAGTGAGCAATCCCGGCGATACCATTGCCATAGAAAGTCCGGCTTATTTTGGAATCTTACAGTTGGCAAAAAGCCTTGGCCTGAATGTCCTGGAGCTGCCTACGAATGCCATTACCGGAATTGAACTCGAAGCTTTAAAGAAAGCCCTCGCGAGCAATAAAATCAAAGTATGCCTTTTTGTAAGTAATTTCAACAATCCCTGCGGCTCCTCCATGCCGGATGAACATAAAAAAGAAGTCGTCAGGCTACTCGAACATTACCATGTTCCGCTGATAGAAGACGACATTCACGGCGACCTCTATTTTAGCAACAACAGACCAACAACCTGCAAAACATACGATGAAAGCGGTTTAGTCCTCTATTGCAATTCTATCTCCAAAACACTCGCTCCCGGTTATAGGGTAGGCTGGATCGCTCCCGGAAAGTTCAAAGATCAGGTGATGAAACTTAAACGGTACCATGCACTTTCTTCTGCTCCCCTAACCTCAGAAGTCGTTTCCATCTTTCTCAAAAATGGCCGTTATGAAAATCATCTGAGAAAATTACGTCAGTCCTTATACCACAACAGCAGGAAATATATTGGCGCCATCGCCGATTATTTTCCTGAAGGAACTAAGGTGAGTCAGCCACAAGGAGGTTATTTTTTATGGGTTGAACTGGATAAAGCGGTCAACACTGTAGACTTATACCAGCAGGCGATGAAACAACACATCAGTATCGCTCCGGGAAGAATGTTCAGCCTTCAGGCTCAGTTTGACCATTGCATGCGTCTGAGCTTTGGATTGCCATGGACCTCGTCATTGGAAAAGAAGCTTCAGCAATTGGGGAAGCTGGCCACAAACATTCAGAGGTCATCATTGGCATCGGTTTAA
- a CDS encoding regulatory protein RecX translates to METSDKKTVRLDKKTALFKAEHYCAYQERAQQEVRDKLYEFGLHKDEVEELISELISTNFLNEERFAQAYVSGKFNIKKWGKIKIKQALKLKKVPEKMILKALNKIDYDEYLKAILASAEKKSASITEKDPYKRRNKLITHLMSKGFENNLIMEVLKSNDLY, encoded by the coding sequence TTGGAAACATCAGATAAAAAAACCGTCAGACTGGATAAGAAGACCGCTTTGTTTAAGGCCGAGCATTATTGTGCCTATCAGGAGCGCGCGCAACAGGAAGTTCGTGATAAGCTTTATGAATTCGGATTACACAAAGATGAGGTCGAAGAATTGATCTCCGAACTCATCAGCACCAACTTTTTGAATGAAGAAAGGTTTGCCCAGGCTTATGTTTCCGGAAAGTTTAACATCAAAAAATGGGGTAAGATCAAAATCAAGCAGGCACTGAAACTGAAAAAAGTTCCGGAGAAAATGATTTTGAAAGCCTTAAATAAGATAGATTATGATGAATATTTGAAAGCCATACTCGCTTCCGCGGAGAAAAAGTCAGCATCAATCACTGAAAAAGACCCTTACAAAAGACGAAATAAGCTCATTACCCACCTCATGAGTAAAGGTTTTGAAAATAATTTGATCATGGAAGTATTGAAGTCCAATGACTTATACTAA
- a CDS encoding TIGR00730 family Rossman fold protein — protein sequence MTSEEKIRSAFENKNWQEIKVTDSWQIFKIMAEFVDGFEKLAKIGPCVSIFGSARTAETNKYYEIAVECGRLLTERGYGVITGGGPGIMEAGNKGAHMNGGKSVGLNIDLPFEQFHNKYIDHNKLLEFDYFFIRKVMFMKYSQGFVVLPGGMGTMDELFEAITLIQTGKIARFPIVLVGKDYWGGLVDWIKNTMLQKEHNIHAEDLNLFRLVDTAEEAAEHIFRFYDKYVLKPNF from the coding sequence ATGACAAGTGAAGAGAAAATAAGAAGTGCGTTTGAGAACAAAAACTGGCAGGAGATAAAGGTTACAGACTCTTGGCAGATCTTTAAGATAATGGCCGAATTCGTAGACGGCTTCGAGAAATTAGCAAAAATAGGCCCTTGTGTATCCATCTTTGGATCAGCAAGAACAGCAGAAACCAATAAGTATTATGAGATCGCAGTAGAATGCGGCAGACTGTTAACTGAACGTGGTTACGGTGTCATCACTGGTGGTGGTCCCGGAATTATGGAAGCAGGAAATAAAGGTGCACATATGAACGGTGGAAAGTCAGTAGGCTTAAATATTGACCTTCCATTCGAGCAGTTTCACAATAAATACATTGACCACAATAAGTTATTGGAATTTGATTACTTCTTCATCAGGAAAGTAATGTTTATGAAGTATTCTCAGGGATTTGTCGTGTTGCCAGGTGGTATGGGAACAATGGATGAGCTTTTCGAAGCGATTACGCTGATTCAAACCGGAAAGATTGCAAGATTCCCGATCGTATTGGTAGGTAAAGATTATTGGGGTGGCCTGGTAGACTGGATCAAAAACACCATGCTACAGAAGGAACACAACATCCATGCTGAAGATTTAAACCTGTTCAGGTTAGTGGATACGGCGGAAGAAGCAGCAGAACATATTTTCAGGTTCTATGATAAGTATGTCTTGAAACCGAATTTTTAA
- a CDS encoding bifunctional UDP-N-acetylmuramoyl-tripeptide:D-alanyl-D-alanine ligase/alanine racemase, producing the protein MSNVIYTIDHFAKILQAKSFISNPELEITRLVIDSRSVIDPENSLFFALSGKRDGHEYLEDAYANGIRSFVISDSKYLETFADANVLLVADVLVALQSLAIIHREQYDLKVLAITGSNGKTVVKEWLYQLLAADFNIVRSPKSFNSQIGVPLSVWNISEEHTLGIFEAGISKENEMEALEKIIRPTIGILTNLGEAHAEGFASQKDKLLEKLKLFKDAELFIYSPEYTLGLPTSELPGQTKFSWSMKQKADLQISFIEPIEDRNYIRAIFKGAEIECLIPFSDRASVENGIICWASLLSMGYTPEEADARLEKLTRVGMRLELKNGINQCSVIDDSYSADTSSLAIALDFLNLQNQHPKKTLILSDLHETGRNEVELYTEIAALLKQKNLNRLIGIGPHISASASLFDMEAAFFESTQDFIDHFPAVHFSNETILVKGARKFEFERISKLITQKVHDTVLEIDLNALAGNLQFYRNKLQPKVKIMAMVKAFSYGSGSFEIANVLQYHKVDYLAVAYTDEGVALRKGGITMPIMVMSPEPSAFDAIVKYKLEPEIYNLDILNSFISFLSADVYDYPIHLKIDTGMHRLGFKETDLAALLETINGSRKVKVVSAFSHLVGSEDEHHDAFTKHQIERFSAFAQQISEGLGYKFIWHISNTSGITRHPEAQMDMVRLGIGLYGYDGGLPKKNGLQTAVVLKTTVTQVIEVKPNETIGYGRNGILPNGGTTATVKIGYADGYNRRFGNGRGKMLINGKLVPTIGSICMDMCMLDVTGIPVKTGDEVIVFNGELTIADLAEQIETIPYEILTNISQRVKRVYFYE; encoded by the coding sequence ATGAGTAATGTCATCTACACGATTGATCATTTTGCGAAAATTCTTCAGGCAAAATCCTTTATTTCTAATCCGGAACTTGAAATTACCAGGCTGGTAATTGACAGCAGAAGCGTCATTGATCCGGAGAACTCCTTGTTTTTTGCTTTGAGTGGGAAGCGCGATGGTCATGAATATCTGGAAGATGCTTACGCAAATGGGATCAGAAGTTTTGTGATCAGTGACTCTAAATATCTGGAAACTTTTGCTGATGCCAATGTTTTGCTGGTAGCTGATGTGCTTGTTGCCTTGCAAAGCCTGGCCATCATTCATCGGGAGCAGTATGATCTGAAAGTGCTGGCCATCACAGGAAGCAATGGGAAAACCGTCGTTAAAGAATGGTTGTATCAATTGCTGGCGGCTGATTTTAATATTGTCAGAAGCCCAAAAAGCTTTAATTCCCAGATTGGGGTGCCTTTATCTGTCTGGAACATCTCTGAAGAACATACGTTAGGGATTTTCGAGGCTGGGATTTCCAAAGAAAATGAGATGGAGGCGCTTGAGAAAATTATTCGGCCTACTATAGGGATTTTAACGAACCTGGGAGAGGCTCATGCAGAAGGCTTTGCTTCTCAGAAAGATAAGCTCCTGGAAAAGTTAAAGCTTTTTAAAGATGCCGAATTATTTATTTACTCGCCGGAATATACGCTTGGCCTTCCCACATCAGAGTTACCGGGGCAGACAAAATTCTCCTGGAGCATGAAACAGAAGGCTGACCTGCAAATTTCTTTTATTGAGCCAATTGAAGACCGCAATTATATTAGGGCGATCTTTAAGGGAGCAGAGATAGAATGTTTGATTCCCTTCTCCGACAGAGCTTCGGTTGAAAACGGAATAATCTGTTGGGCGAGCTTATTGTCTATGGGCTACACTCCGGAAGAAGCTGATGCACGTTTAGAGAAACTTACCAGAGTAGGAATGCGGCTGGAACTAAAAAACGGCATCAATCAATGCTCCGTGATTGACGATTCCTATAGTGCTGACACCTCTTCATTAGCGATTGCGCTGGATTTCCTTAACCTGCAAAACCAACACCCTAAGAAAACATTGATCCTGTCTGACTTACATGAAACAGGCAGAAATGAAGTCGAGCTTTATACCGAAATAGCGGCTTTGCTGAAGCAAAAGAACCTGAACCGGCTCATCGGAATCGGCCCTCATATCTCTGCATCAGCATCCTTGTTCGATATGGAGGCTGCTTTTTTTGAAAGTACACAGGATTTTATAGATCATTTTCCTGCAGTTCATTTCAGCAATGAAACCATCCTGGTAAAGGGAGCGAGAAAATTTGAATTTGAACGGATCAGTAAGCTGATCACCCAAAAAGTACATGATACGGTGCTGGAGATTGACCTGAATGCCCTTGCCGGTAATCTGCAGTTTTACAGAAATAAGCTACAACCAAAGGTGAAAATAATGGCAATGGTGAAAGCCTTCTCCTATGGAAGTGGCAGCTTTGAAATTGCAAACGTGCTCCAATATCATAAAGTAGATTACCTTGCCGTGGCCTATACAGATGAAGGTGTCGCCTTAAGAAAAGGAGGGATTACGATGCCAATTATGGTGATGAGTCCTGAACCATCGGCTTTTGACGCCATCGTAAAATATAAACTGGAACCCGAAATATACAATCTGGACATTTTAAATAGTTTCATCAGCTTCCTGTCCGCAGATGTGTATGATTATCCGATCCACCTGAAAATAGATACCGGAATGCATCGTTTAGGCTTCAAAGAAACCGACCTTGCCGCATTGCTGGAAACCATCAATGGCAGCAGGAAAGTCAAAGTAGTCTCTGCATTTTCCCATCTTGTTGGAAGTGAGGATGAACATCACGACGCATTTACGAAACACCAGATTGAAAGATTCAGTGCATTTGCTCAACAAATTTCAGAGGGCTTAGGTTATAAATTCATTTGGCACATCTCCAATACCTCCGGGATTACTCGTCATCCGGAAGCCCAGATGGATATGGTAAGGTTAGGAATAGGGCTTTATGGTTATGACGGAGGACTCCCTAAAAAGAATGGATTACAAACCGCTGTTGTCCTAAAAACCACCGTTACCCAGGTCATAGAGGTCAAGCCAAATGAAACCATCGGATATGGACGAAATGGAATTCTGCCCAATGGAGGAACAACGGCGACTGTAAAAATCGGATATGCAGATGGCTATAACCGAAGGTTTGGAAACGGCAGAGGTAAAATGCTGATCAATGGAAAGCTGGTGCCTACAATTGGCAGCATCTGTATGGACATGTGTATGTTAGATGTGACTGGAATACCGGTAAAAACAGGGGATGAGGTGATCGTTTTCAATGGAGAACTGACCATCGCCGACCTGGCAGAACAAATTGAAACCATCCCTTATGAGATCTTAACAAATATTTCACAAAGGGTTAAACGGGTCTATTTTTATGAGTAG
- a CDS encoding nuclear transport factor 2 family protein: MKNEAKSVVSAFLTAVQNGDNEKLATLLHPSVTWSQPGENQISGIKKSNAEVFQMVGKMFELSANTLRLTDITMIGANGNKASCVLRWTASQPNGNTMEVDNIDVYTVENGQIVQAEIFSADLEKENEFWA, encoded by the coding sequence ATGAAAAACGAAGCAAAAAGCGTAGTTAGCGCATTCTTAACAGCAGTACAAAACGGTGATAATGAAAAACTGGCCACCTTGTTACACCCATCGGTTACCTGGAGTCAGCCCGGAGAAAATCAAATCTCAGGAATCAAGAAATCTAATGCGGAAGTCTTCCAGATGGTAGGGAAAATGTTTGAACTTTCGGCCAATACCCTGCGGTTAACGGACATCACTATGATCGGTGCAAATGGCAATAAAGCATCCTGCGTTTTACGTTGGACTGCCAGTCAGCCGAACGGGAACACCATGGAAGTCGACAACATTGACGTCTATACTGTAGAAAACGGACAAATCGTCCAGGCAGAAATCTTTTCTGCAGATCTGGAAAAGGAAAACGAGTTTTGGGCTTAA
- a CDS encoding AraC family transcriptional regulator ligand-binding domain-containing protein, with protein sequence MEDQVKKLVLSILAYAVQRDLSAEVLCRLSNVTIAELKEGEVPLSAKQLNDVWLNAVHLTKDECFGLHFGESLQLSALGIVGEIIKASDTVGAALTIAASLTPLVTNAFCLVLAGDENTFTVKFVPQIEEWEQSPALLQTLDFLMVFVIHELDGLLLKKVRPIAVKYTASANQEKEYERVMRCQPEFNQLENAITFDLSYWKEPILSANFELQRMLVEKIKPFSGMIDGTMTLQTRIYNYLMSNAYLGIISQEQIASNFNISTRTLQRKLKEEGISFQQLADDARKALAINYLKSGSYPLKQISHMLGYNEITAFTRTFKRWTGTTPAVYQKNEN encoded by the coding sequence ATGGAAGATCAGGTAAAGAAATTGGTGTTGAGCATCCTGGCTTATGCGGTACAACGTGACCTATCAGCCGAAGTATTGTGCCGTTTGTCAAATGTGACCATCGCAGAGTTAAAGGAAGGAGAGGTGCCGCTTTCTGCTAAACAGCTGAATGATGTTTGGTTGAATGCAGTACATTTAACTAAGGATGAATGTTTTGGCTTGCATTTTGGAGAATCCCTGCAATTGTCGGCATTAGGGATTGTAGGTGAAATCATAAAGGCCAGTGATACGGTTGGCGCAGCATTGACAATCGCTGCATCACTAACGCCATTGGTGACCAATGCTTTCTGTTTGGTCTTAGCCGGGGATGAAAATACGTTTACGGTTAAGTTTGTGCCGCAGATAGAGGAATGGGAGCAATCTCCTGCATTGCTGCAAACACTGGACTTTTTAATGGTATTCGTGATCCATGAACTGGACGGATTACTTTTAAAGAAGGTCAGGCCGATTGCTGTCAAATATACTGCAAGTGCGAATCAGGAAAAGGAATATGAACGGGTGATGCGTTGCCAGCCGGAGTTTAATCAGTTGGAGAATGCGATTACTTTCGATCTGAGTTATTGGAAGGAACCTATCCTTTCTGCTAATTTTGAATTACAAAGAATGCTGGTAGAAAAGATAAAGCCATTTAGTGGAATGATCGACGGAACGATGACCTTGCAGACGAGGATTTACAATTACCTGATGAGCAATGCCTACCTGGGCATCATCTCTCAGGAACAAATTGCGTCAAATTTCAATATCAGTACAAGAACTTTACAGCGCAAACTGAAGGAGGAAGGAATTAGCTTTCAGCAATTGGCGGATGATGCACGAAAAGCTTTGGCCATTAATTATCTGAAATCAGGATCGTATCCTTTGAAACAGATTTCCCATATGTTGGGTTATAATGAAATCACCGCGTTCACGCGTACATTTAAACGATGGACAGGAACAACGCCTGCGGTTTATCAAAAGAACGAGAACTGA
- a CDS encoding DUF502 domain-containing protein yields the protein MNRIGRAFLRYLIKGLLIVLPIALSIFIVIWAVTTVDSWLNVNNILGVDPRTGASRNIPGLGLLLVISITLIAGIFVTNFVTEPMYNWFTKILDRLPILKFIYSSIKDLTEAFVGDEKKFNNPVLVEVEGDLKRIGFLTQSDLTNIGLPGEAVVYFPFSYSFAGQVYVVKNEKIKPLNMSAADAMKLVVSGGVSHF from the coding sequence ATGAACAGAATTGGTCGGGCTTTTTTAAGGTACCTCATTAAGGGGCTCCTTATCGTATTGCCTATTGCGCTTAGTATTTTTATTGTAATCTGGGCTGTCACAACTGTAGACAGCTGGTTGAACGTGAACAATATTTTAGGTGTTGATCCAAGAACCGGAGCGAGTAGGAACATCCCGGGGTTGGGGCTATTGCTTGTGATCTCCATCACACTCATCGCCGGAATATTTGTCACCAACTTCGTAACGGAACCAATGTACAATTGGTTTACGAAAATACTGGACAGACTTCCCATCCTGAAATTCATCTATTCGTCGATAAAGGACCTGACTGAAGCCTTTGTGGGGGATGAGAAAAAATTCAATAACCCTGTGTTGGTAGAAGTGGAAGGTGATCTGAAACGAATCGGCTTCCTCACCCAAAGTGACCTTACAAATATTGGCCTTCCCGGAGAAGCAGTGGTGTATTTCCCCTTCTCTTATTCTTTTGCCGGCCAGGTATATGTCGTGAAAAATGAAAAGATAAAACCGCTAAACATGAGCGCTGCCGATGCAATGAAGCTGGTGGTTTCAGGTGGCGTTAGTCATTTTTAG
- a CDS encoding GNAT family N-acetyltransferase: MLQFKNLENISLEVLLETFNESFSDYFVRLQLTKEQLERKLVSDSIDLSLSAGVFESERLIGFILHGIALVNGEKAAYNAGTGVIPSKRGQQLTKLIYRFILPSLEAAGVKNCYLEVLEQNIQAIKSYESTGYKIHRTLICFKGIPQIQEDSKSYPVLALKEMDWDTWASFWDWQPTWQNATTALKNIGSGNNSIGIHLDEKLVAYASYNPQNNRISQFAVAKDYRKQGLGSALFQHIYNENKAELSLVNVDAAATDTLSFLKSIGLTAFVNQYEMKKKMD; this comes from the coding sequence ATGCTACAATTTAAAAATTTAGAAAACATATCTCTTGAGGTTTTACTGGAAACCTTTAATGAATCTTTTTCGGATTATTTCGTCAGACTACAGCTAACAAAAGAGCAATTAGAGCGGAAATTAGTTTCAGATTCCATAGACCTTAGTCTTTCGGCAGGGGTTTTTGAGTCCGAAAGACTAATCGGTTTTATCTTACATGGAATTGCGCTTGTAAATGGAGAAAAGGCAGCCTACAATGCAGGAACAGGAGTGATCCCATCGAAAAGAGGTCAGCAGCTGACCAAATTAATTTACCGGTTTATACTGCCTTCTTTGGAGGCAGCCGGAGTAAAGAACTGCTACCTCGAAGTGTTGGAACAAAACATTCAAGCAATCAAAAGCTATGAATCAACAGGGTATAAGATACACAGAACATTGATTTGCTTCAAAGGCATTCCGCAAATTCAGGAAGATAGCAAATCATATCCCGTCCTTGCACTGAAAGAGATGGACTGGGACACATGGGCATCTTTCTGGGATTGGCAACCTACCTGGCAAAATGCGACCACTGCTTTAAAAAATATCGGAAGCGGAAACAATAGTATTGGAATTCATCTGGATGAAAAATTGGTTGCCTATGCCAGCTACAATCCACAAAACAACCGGATTTCTCAGTTCGCGGTGGCAAAAGACTATAGAAAACAAGGATTGGGCAGTGCCCTGTTTCAACACATCTATAATGAAAATAAGGCAGAGCTCTCTTTGGTAAATGTAGATGCGGCCGCGACTGACACCCTTAGCTTCTTAAAATCAATTGGCCTTACAGCGTTTGTGAATCAATATGAGATGAAAAAGAAAATGGACTAA